The Rhodoferax potami genome includes a region encoding these proteins:
- the istB gene encoding IS21-like element helper ATPase IstB has translation MSLQMERLRELCDQLRLLNLPDQLAHLGQMAAKKELGYLEFLEQALRGEALARVERTRAMLTRIAGFPAIKTLDEFDFQFASGVPKTLVQELGSLAFVERSENVVLLGASGVGKTHLAIALGYRATQAGIKTRFITAADLLMTLSTALRQNTLEEAIKRIVRPYRLLIIDEVGYLPMNREQANLLFQVIAKRYEVGSLILTSNLPFGQWDQTFADDATLTAALLDRLLHHAHVVPISGDSYRLKDKRRAGVIAASSNALLKRKRSHLDTQEEQAA, from the coding sequence ATGAGCCTGCAAATGGAAAGACTGCGTGAACTGTGTGATCAGCTGCGCCTGCTCAACTTACCCGATCAGCTTGCCCACTTGGGGCAAATGGCGGCCAAGAAAGAGCTGGGGTACCTGGAGTTCCTGGAGCAAGCCTTGCGTGGCGAGGCTCTGGCCAGGGTGGAGAGAACGCGCGCCATGCTCACGCGCATAGCGGGCTTCCCCGCCATCAAGACGCTCGATGAGTTTGACTTCCAGTTTGCCAGCGGTGTGCCCAAAACTCTGGTGCAGGAGCTTGGCAGTCTGGCCTTCGTGGAGCGCAGCGAGAACGTGGTCTTGCTGGGCGCCAGTGGGGTGGGCAAAACCCACTTGGCCATCGCCTTGGGCTACAGGGCAACCCAGGCTGGAATCAAGACGCGTTTCATCACGGCGGCAGATCTGCTGATGACACTGAGCACGGCACTACGGCAGAACACCCTGGAAGAGGCTATCAAACGCATCGTGCGTCCCTACCGGCTGTTGATCATTGACGAAGTCGGGTACCTACCCATGAATCGGGAACAGGCGAATCTTCTGTTCCAAGTCATTGCCAAACGCTATGAAGTGGGAAGTCTCATCCTGACCTCCAATCTGCCGTTTGGGCAATGGGACCAGACATTTGCAGACGATGCAACGCTGACAGCGGCGCTACTTGACCGACTGCTCCACCACGCCCATGTGGTCCCGATCTCAGGAGACTCCTATCGCCTGAAAGATAAGCGGCGTGCCGGTGTGATTGCCGCCAGCAGCAATGCCCTACTCAAACGAAAACGCAGTCACCTTGATACACAGGAGGAGCAAGCAGCCTAG
- the tnpB gene encoding IS66 family insertion sequence element accessory protein TnpB (TnpB, as the term is used for proteins encoded by IS66 family insertion elements, is considered an accessory protein, since TnpC, encoded by a neighboring gene, is a DDE family transposase.) has product MFFPEGRIRVFLYGQAADMRQSYDGLYALARQGFEVDVLAGHMFVFINRRQTQMKVLYFDRSGWCLWCKRLESGKFSRKGVQGGSGEIDCTALKLMLEGIEVRRRHKRYQHPARR; this is encoded by the coding sequence ATGTTCTTTCCCGAGGGCCGCATTCGCGTGTTCCTGTATGGCCAAGCTGCCGATATGCGCCAGTCCTACGACGGCTTGTACGCTCTGGCACGCCAGGGGTTTGAAGTGGATGTGCTGGCCGGACACATGTTTGTTTTCATCAACCGGCGGCAAACACAGATGAAGGTGCTGTACTTTGACCGCAGCGGCTGGTGCCTGTGGTGCAAGCGTTTGGAGAGCGGCAAGTTCTCCCGTAAAGGCGTTCAAGGCGGCAGTGGCGAGATCGACTGCACGGCGCTCAAACTGATGCTCGAAGGCATCGAAGTGCGCCGACGCCACAAACGCTACCAACACCCTGCGCGGAGGTGA
- a CDS encoding RNA polymerase sigma factor, which translates to MKNDDTFVTGQEVNVDAIVNIAITKYSKLQRFLRRFERDPFLVEDLVQDVFVELIKSASRYEGRSNPETWIFGVAANLGRSHRASMSMSRFCGREVQMDEEDIELQHVDMSFMDNLIATERLRQVQAEVETMSPSLQMTFESIFVYDLTYQQTADFLNVPIGTVRSRASRLRELLQPRDPEFH; encoded by the coding sequence ATGAAAAACGATGATACTTTCGTTACAGGTCAGGAAGTTAATGTTGATGCGATTGTCAATATTGCGATTACAAAGTATTCGAAGTTACAGCGATTCTTACGGCGCTTCGAACGGGACCCATTCCTTGTGGAAGATCTTGTTCAGGATGTCTTTGTCGAGCTGATCAAGTCTGCTTCACGATATGAGGGCAGATCGAATCCTGAAACTTGGATATTTGGTGTTGCCGCCAACTTGGGGCGAAGTCATAGGGCAAGCATGTCCATGAGCCGATTCTGCGGAAGAGAGGTGCAAATGGATGAAGAAGATATTGAGCTGCAGCATGTTGATATGAGTTTTATGGATAATTTAATTGCAACTGAGCGCTTGCGCCAGGTTCAGGCAGAGGTCGAAACAATGTCACCATCCCTTCAAATGACGTTTGAGTCGATATTCGTATACGATTTGACTTATCAGCAAACCGCAGATTTTCTGAACGTGCCTATTGGCACGGTTCGATCCAGGGCCTCCCGTTTGCGGGAATTATTACAACCGCGAGATCCGGAATTTCACTAG
- a CDS encoding IS5 family transposase, translating into MKQQGLATAGFELATKRTRKREFLDEINLVVPWAELVGLIQPHAPSGKTGRPPFAVETMLRLHFMQQWFGLSDPAMEEALHDVPLYCQFAQLDPGLSRLPDESTILRFRHLLEEHDLSLQIMAAINATLAKKGLMLKTGTVVDATLIAAPSSTKNKEGERDPEMHQAKKGNQWYFGMKAHIGVDADSGLVHSVIGTAANVSDVTQGHGLLHGQESVVFADAGYQGAGKRPEATAVQWQVAMRPGKRRALASIGWGALLEQAEKLKASVRAKVEHPFRVIKRQFGHVKVRYRGLAKNTAQLVTLFALSNLWMVGKRILQDLQA; encoded by the coding sequence ATGAAACAACAAGGCCTTGCCACAGCTGGTTTCGAGTTGGCCACCAAGCGCACTCGCAAGCGTGAGTTCCTTGACGAGATAAACCTGGTGGTTCCTTGGGCGGAATTGGTGGGGCTGATCCAGCCGCACGCGCCGTCTGGCAAGACAGGCCGGCCGCCCTTTGCCGTGGAGACCATGCTGCGCCTTCACTTCATGCAACAGTGGTTCGGCCTGAGCGATCCGGCCATGGAGGAGGCCTTGCACGATGTGCCGCTGTACTGCCAGTTCGCCCAGCTTGACCCGGGCCTGAGCCGCCTGCCTGACGAGAGCACCATCCTGCGCTTTCGCCACCTACTCGAAGAGCACGATCTGAGCCTTCAGATCATGGCCGCCATCAACGCCACGCTGGCCAAGAAGGGCCTGATGCTCAAGACTGGCACGGTGGTCGATGCCACCTTGATCGCCGCGCCCAGCTCGACCAAGAACAAAGAGGGCGAGCGAGACCCCGAGATGCACCAGGCCAAGAAGGGCAACCAGTGGTACTTCGGGATGAAGGCGCACATTGGCGTGGATGCCGACTCGGGCTTGGTGCATAGCGTGATCGGCACGGCTGCCAACGTGAGCGATGTCACACAAGGCCATGGTCTGCTGCATGGCCAGGAGAGCGTGGTGTTTGCCGATGCGGGCTACCAGGGTGCCGGCAAGCGCCCGGAGGCCACCGCTGTCCAGTGGCAAGTGGCCATGCGTCCGGGCAAGCGTCGTGCCTTGGCCAGCATTGGCTGGGGTGCCTTGCTTGAGCAAGCTGAAAAGCTCAAGGCCAGCGTGCGCGCCAAGGTCGAGCATCCGTTTCGAGTGATCAAGCGCCAGTTTGGCCACGTCAAGGTGCGCTACCGGGGTCTGGCCAAGAACACAGCGCAACTGGTCACGCTGTTCGCGCTATCGAACCTGTGGATGGTGGGCAAACGAATTTTGCAGGACCTGCAGGCATGA
- a CDS encoding toxin-activating lysine-acyltransferase — translation MKQNTATTAGAAAPAVQADSTNMTMLGEIVWLMAHSPLHKGWRMASIFQWVVPALMHKQCRLYRRDGRPVAYVAWARMSKEVEEGYVLNPRSLNPKDWTSGERGWIVDWIAPFGDSALVMKDLREGLFKDEVGRALRVKPGSDEMQIIYIHGAQATAKAQNPKLNPPVDLEGASKRAEHRAQLNTPAQVG, via the coding sequence ATGAAGCAGAACACCGCGACTACCGCGGGCGCAGCAGCGCCTGCTGTTCAGGCCGACTCCACCAACATGACGATGTTGGGGGAGATCGTGTGGCTGATGGCGCACTCTCCGTTGCACAAGGGTTGGCGCATGGCCAGCATCTTTCAGTGGGTGGTGCCGGCCTTGATGCACAAGCAGTGCCGTCTATACCGCCGCGACGGACGGCCTGTGGCTTACGTGGCTTGGGCCCGTATGTCCAAGGAAGTAGAAGAAGGCTATGTGCTCAATCCCCGCAGCCTGAACCCCAAGGACTGGACCAGCGGCGAGCGTGGCTGGATCGTGGACTGGATCGCCCCCTTCGGTGACAGCGCATTGGTCATGAAAGACCTGCGCGAAGGCTTGTTCAAAGACGAGGTAGGACGGGCATTACGCGTGAAACCTGGGTCTGATGAGATGCAGATCATCTACATCCACGGAGCACAGGCCACTGCTAAAGCCCAGAATCCGAAACTGAATCCTCCCGTGGATCTGGAGGGAGCGTCAAAGCGCGCAGAGCATCGAGCGCAGTTGAACACTCCGGCTCAGGTAGGTTGA
- the istA gene encoding IS21 family transposase — protein MITNEEYMELKVLRKHRLSLREISVQTGMAVNTVRKYLEGGPPAMKKLPACKSKLDPFKDYLAGRIQAAKPDWIPATVLQREIAAQGYTGSVRILQEYLKELRPQARPDPVVRFETQPGEQMQMDWIEFRKAGHKDGMLAAFVATLGHSRATFAEFVTDMKLETLLACHVRAFESFGGVTREVLYDNMKTVILKRDAYGKNLHQFQGAFADFAHHHGFVPRVCKPYRAKTKGKVERMNGYIRRSFWVPLVASMKQQGLVVDADTANREMRTWLRDVANVRIHGTTGCVPALALQTERAHLLAIPSAYSGRTVRQLQKVTGSGAAVRPIPAAAWRGLQHPLAMYDTLVHNQASAGGRP, from the coding sequence ATGATTACGAACGAGGAGTACATGGAACTCAAGGTATTAAGGAAACACAGGCTGAGCTTGCGCGAGATATCGGTGCAAACTGGTATGGCAGTCAACACGGTGCGTAAGTATTTGGAGGGTGGTCCGCCGGCCATGAAGAAACTGCCGGCATGTAAGAGCAAGCTCGATCCATTCAAGGACTACCTGGCTGGACGTATTCAGGCGGCCAAGCCTGATTGGATTCCAGCAACGGTGCTGCAGCGTGAGATTGCCGCACAGGGGTATACGGGCTCCGTGCGCATCCTGCAGGAGTACCTCAAGGAGTTGCGTCCACAGGCGCGCCCGGATCCGGTTGTGCGGTTCGAGACCCAGCCCGGTGAGCAAATGCAGATGGACTGGATCGAGTTCCGCAAGGCTGGGCATAAAGACGGCATGTTGGCGGCGTTTGTGGCAACGCTGGGCCACAGCCGGGCGACCTTCGCGGAGTTCGTCACAGACATGAAGCTGGAGACACTACTGGCGTGCCATGTCAGGGCGTTCGAGAGCTTTGGTGGAGTCACCCGTGAAGTGCTGTACGACAACATGAAGACCGTCATCCTCAAGCGTGACGCCTACGGCAAGAACCTGCACCAGTTCCAGGGTGCCTTTGCTGACTTTGCGCACCACCATGGCTTTGTGCCGCGGGTGTGCAAGCCCTATCGGGCCAAGACCAAGGGCAAAGTCGAACGCATGAATGGCTACATCCGGCGCAGCTTCTGGGTGCCATTGGTGGCGAGTATGAAGCAGCAAGGCTTGGTGGTGGACGCGGACACAGCCAATCGGGAAATGCGCACCTGGCTGCGTGACGTTGCCAATGTGCGGATCCACGGAACCACTGGGTGTGTGCCGGCACTGGCTTTGCAAACTGAGCGCGCACATCTGCTGGCCATCCCCAGCGCCTACAGTGGGCGAACAGTGCGTCAATTACAAAAAGTCACCGGTAGCGGCGCAGCAGTCCGGCCAATTCCAGCCGCGGCATGGCGAGGCCTGCAGCATCCTCTGGCGATGTATGACACGCTGGTGCACAACCAAGCCTCAGCAGGAGGACGACCATGA
- a CDS encoding acyl carrier protein codes for MSTNLTRDALARLICETLAKRLKKPVEDISLQTRFETLQMDSLDLAEMFFLLEDELKMTIPLDQGVQLASIQDVLELILCSMQVPPVQENA; via the coding sequence ATGTCCACAAACCTTACCCGCGACGCGCTTGCCAGGCTGATTTGCGAAACTTTGGCCAAGCGCCTGAAAAAACCAGTCGAAGACATCAGCTTGCAGACCCGCTTTGAGACCCTGCAGATGGACTCATTGGACCTCGCGGAGATGTTCTTTCTGCTGGAGGATGAACTCAAGATGACCATCCCCTTGGACCAGGGCGTGCAGCTTGCATCCATCCAAGACGTCTTAGAGCTGATCCTCTGCTCTATGCAGGTGCCACCTGTTCAAGAAAACGCCTAA
- a CDS encoding calcium-binding protein has translation MTPDSDRLPLTGGAGKDILVGGTGDDRLDGGADKDFLFAGAGNDTLIGGDGNDYLIAEAGNDVLEGGDGDDVLVGMDGNDTLRGGAGKDMLLGGAGADFLQGGGGDDTYFYFRGDGKDEIFDNAEHQEVYYETVYAGHYDERYAKGGNWVFHFRTDTKVRTVQDDGGKDSLQFGQGIVLDDLFFAMSGADLVVGLREEANTLLADMDDQVTVKQWSNAKNRIETFGFADGLTLNMSNIDQVASGYGANDTLTGHAGGDLLSGGAGNDTLNGLAGNDYLIGGVGNDQLNGGDGNDDLFGGAGDDTLEGGEGVDYLIGGSGADTINGGNGNDVITGGLGNDILNGGRGNDVYHFNRGDGRDTINEAALGTETVQQSYTYTEQVQRTQTDGKSSYQVWVNETRTGYRSVLRAVDGGEDTLQFGRNIDISDIMLSRNGSDMVISLLPLTGTEVTDSITIKGWNTPEYRIENLRFINDFAVDIGDIADARKGTVGNDVLTADANVATWLGGGAGNDTLTGSSAADILHGAAGADTLNGGAGDDVYIFGRGDGKDTLNDSGSAGIGTDKTRPGGDKLLFGSNITMEDLVLKRSGEDMVVYLRDRNNPEGVLSALTDSVTMKNWSNTNNRVEVFQFFDGKDFDVSGITNTYLGQDGADTADTLTGSAGADWMDGFAGNDTLRAGAGKDFVQGGSGNDSIFGEADDDLLSGGLGNDTVYGGTGNDIVVGDAGNDSLFGDEGRDVLAGGKGDDILNGGAGDDLLMGDAGNDTYQASAGFDTYRFGFGDGNDTYIGSEQADINGTDVIQLEDGVTKESLWFERVGNDLTMRLLGATDTMTFKSWYYSDDAIKRAQTDTAQRYVYGFEVGGELLTYNKVQTLVNAMNGFTPNDGQSAYGVNAVELPGSVRSAVNSAWVAAA, from the coding sequence ATAACGCCGGACAGTGACCGGTTACCCCTGACCGGCGGTGCCGGTAAAGACATTCTGGTGGGTGGCACCGGCGATGACCGGCTGGACGGCGGAGCAGACAAGGACTTCTTGTTTGCCGGTGCAGGCAATGACACCTTGATCGGTGGTGACGGAAACGATTATCTGATCGCCGAAGCCGGCAACGATGTGCTGGAAGGCGGCGACGGTGACGACGTGCTGGTCGGCATGGATGGCAACGACACCTTGCGCGGTGGTGCGGGCAAAGACATGTTGCTGGGCGGTGCCGGGGCTGACTTCCTGCAAGGTGGTGGCGGTGACGACACCTACTTCTACTTCCGTGGGGACGGCAAGGATGAAATCTTCGACAACGCGGAACACCAAGAGGTGTACTACGAAACGGTATATGCGGGGCACTACGACGAAAGGTATGCCAAGGGAGGCAATTGGGTGTTCCACTTCCGCACCGACACAAAGGTCCGGACCGTACAGGACGACGGTGGCAAAGACAGCCTGCAGTTCGGCCAAGGCATCGTACTGGATGATTTGTTCTTTGCGATGTCAGGCGCTGACTTGGTGGTGGGCTTGCGCGAAGAGGCCAACACCTTGCTCGCTGATATGGATGACCAAGTGACCGTCAAACAGTGGAGCAATGCCAAGAACCGTATTGAGACCTTCGGGTTCGCTGATGGTTTGACCCTGAATATGAGCAACATCGATCAAGTTGCCAGTGGCTATGGGGCCAATGACACCCTGACGGGGCATGCGGGTGGCGACTTGCTCTCCGGTGGTGCAGGCAACGACACCCTCAACGGTTTGGCCGGCAATGACTACCTGATTGGTGGCGTAGGCAACGATCAGCTGAATGGGGGCGACGGCAATGATGACCTGTTTGGTGGTGCGGGAGATGACACTCTGGAAGGTGGCGAAGGCGTGGACTACCTGATCGGTGGCTCCGGGGCTGACACCATCAATGGTGGCAACGGCAACGATGTGATCACCGGTGGTCTGGGCAACGATATCTTGAACGGTGGGCGGGGCAACGATGTGTACCACTTCAACCGCGGTGATGGCAGGGACACCATCAATGAAGCGGCATTGGGTACCGAAACAGTGCAACAGTCTTACACCTATACCGAACAGGTGCAGCGGACCCAAACTGACGGCAAGAGCAGCTACCAAGTTTGGGTAAACGAGACCCGTACTGGCTATCGCAGCGTGCTGCGAGCCGTAGACGGTGGCGAAGACACCCTCCAGTTCGGTCGCAACATTGACATCTCCGACATCATGCTCTCGCGCAACGGAAGCGATATGGTGATCTCTCTGCTTCCGCTCACAGGAACGGAAGTCACTGACAGCATCACGATCAAGGGTTGGAATACCCCTGAGTACCGGATTGAGAACCTGCGTTTCATCAACGACTTCGCGGTCGACATTGGCGATATCGCCGATGCCCGCAAAGGTACCGTCGGTAACGACGTCTTGACCGCAGATGCCAACGTGGCCACCTGGCTGGGCGGCGGTGCTGGTAACGACACTCTGACTGGCTCGTCAGCCGCAGATATCTTGCACGGCGCTGCCGGTGCGGACACCTTGAACGGTGGTGCTGGAGATGATGTGTACATCTTTGGTCGTGGGGATGGTAAGGACACCCTGAATGACAGCGGAAGTGCTGGCATCGGGACGGACAAGACCCGCCCGGGCGGTGACAAGCTGCTGTTTGGCAGCAACATCACCATGGAAGACCTGGTGCTCAAGCGCTCTGGCGAAGACATGGTGGTTTACCTGCGGGATCGCAACAACCCGGAAGGTGTCTTGTCGGCATTGACCGACTCGGTAACCATGAAGAACTGGTCGAACACCAACAACCGGGTGGAAGTGTTCCAGTTCTTTGATGGCAAAGACTTTGATGTCTCCGGAATCACCAACACCTATCTGGGCCAGGACGGTGCGGACACCGCGGACACCTTGACTGGCTCCGCGGGTGCGGACTGGATGGATGGCTTTGCAGGCAATGACACCCTGCGCGCAGGTGCTGGCAAAGACTTTGTACAGGGCGGCTCGGGCAACGACTCCATCTTCGGTGAAGCCGATGACGACTTGCTATCCGGCGGTCTGGGCAATGACACGGTGTACGGTGGAACAGGCAACGACATCGTGGTCGGTGACGCTGGCAACGACTCCCTGTTTGGCGACGAAGGCCGTGATGTGCTGGCTGGCGGTAAAGGAGACGACATCCTCAACGGCGGCGCGGGCGATGATCTTCTGATGGGTGATGCGGGCAATGACACCTACCAAGCGAGTGCCGGGTTTGATACCTACCGCTTTGGTTTTGGAGACGGAAACGACACCTATATCGGTAGCGAACAAGCCGACATCAATGGAACTGATGTGATCCAGCTCGAGGACGGGGTGACCAAAGAATCTCTCTGGTTCGAGCGGGTGGGCAACGACTTGACCATGCGCTTGCTGGGTGCGACGGACACCATGACCTTCAAGAGCTGGTACTACAGCGACGACGCCATCAAGCGTGCACAGACCGACACTGCGCAGCGCTACGTGTATGGCTTTGAAGTGGGCGGAGAGCTACTGACCTACAACAAGGTGCAAACCTTGGTGAATGCGATGAATGGATTCACGCCCAATGACGGTCAGTCCGCCTATGGCGTGAATGCGGTTGAGTTGCCGGGCAGTGTGCGCTCTGCCGTGAACTCGGCCTGGGTTGCTGCCGCCTAA
- a CDS encoding beta-ketoacyl-[acyl-carrier-protein] synthase family protein: MSAYGWGVQYLAQVFAGKTAISRHRLCELPGATDLWAAKLPQGLPEGQFDRRVEDADRVTQMSVFSAQQAVQMAGLDPLGVGMLAWGTGFGGAATLDDAYQRLYLGRQDLSGRVSPLTVPKAMSHASAAGIASWAKLSCPVMTYSNACASSAVAIGEAMLAIAQGRCDVAIVGGSEALIVPGVVKAWESLGALAKLNPNDPKAVWLGPFEQSREGLVLGEGAACLVLESESHAQARGAQILAHCLGYAQVNDPDCVTHPHAEPQLRSMYAALQQAGVQTDEVTYVNAHATGTKAGDASEIEALNALFDKTQALVSSTKGATGHLMGAAGAMEVILSINALRLKKCPPNLGVQKLDSQIRFKAPLKATALPLSGVCLSNSFAFGGTNISLVFKAHE, translated from the coding sequence GTGTCTGCGTATGGTTGGGGTGTCCAGTACCTTGCTCAGGTGTTTGCTGGTAAAACGGCCATCTCTCGCCACCGACTATGTGAACTCCCGGGTGCGACGGATCTCTGGGCTGCCAAGCTCCCACAAGGTCTGCCAGAAGGGCAGTTTGACCGACGGGTTGAGGATGCGGACCGGGTGACCCAAATGTCCGTGTTCTCGGCTCAACAGGCGGTACAGATGGCGGGCTTGGATCCGCTTGGGGTCGGGATGTTGGCTTGGGGTACCGGCTTCGGTGGTGCAGCCACTCTGGATGATGCCTACCAACGTCTGTACCTTGGCAGACAGGACCTGTCCGGCAGGGTGTCTCCCTTGACCGTTCCCAAAGCCATGAGCCATGCCAGCGCAGCGGGTATCGCATCATGGGCGAAGCTGAGTTGCCCGGTGATGACCTATTCCAACGCGTGCGCATCTTCGGCTGTGGCCATTGGTGAAGCCATGCTGGCCATTGCCCAAGGACGTTGCGACGTGGCGATCGTGGGTGGCTCCGAAGCTTTGATCGTTCCGGGTGTCGTTAAAGCTTGGGAGTCATTGGGTGCGTTGGCCAAACTCAATCCCAATGATCCGAAGGCTGTTTGGCTCGGACCCTTTGAGCAAAGTCGTGAAGGCCTGGTGCTAGGTGAAGGTGCAGCCTGTCTTGTGCTGGAGAGTGAGAGCCACGCGCAAGCGCGTGGTGCCCAGATACTGGCCCATTGCTTGGGCTATGCCCAGGTGAATGATCCTGACTGCGTCACGCACCCCCATGCTGAACCGCAATTACGTTCCATGTACGCCGCACTCCAGCAGGCAGGCGTCCAGACGGATGAGGTGACTTATGTCAACGCGCATGCCACCGGAACAAAAGCGGGTGACGCTTCAGAGATCGAAGCACTCAACGCTTTGTTTGACAAAACGCAAGCTTTGGTGAGTTCTACCAAGGGAGCTACAGGACACTTGATGGGTGCCGCCGGTGCCATGGAAGTCATTCTCTCCATCAATGCATTGCGCCTCAAGAAGTGCCCCCCGAATTTGGGAGTCCAGAAGTTGGACTCCCAAATTCGTTTCAAGGCACCTCTAAAGGCCACGGCGTTGCCGCTATCAGGTGTCTGCCTTTCGAATAGTTTTGCCTTTGGAGGAACGAATATTTCTCTCGTATTCAAAGCCCATGAATGA